Below is a window of Leptospira hartskeerlii DNA.
CTTATTCTTTCATGAAAATTTAAACTACTCCATCATCAGTACCTCGATATTTAACGGAGCGATCGCTCCTATATTCTTTTGGGTACTTGGAAAATTGTACAGATTGGAGCAGGCGGAAGGCTAAAATGTTGGGGGGAGGAGGATCTTCTTCAGCCACAGAGTTTAGACTGGAGCGCAGTTTCAGGCTAAGACTTTACATGTTCTCCGGACTTGTTGCGTTTGCATTAATCGCATTCGTAATTCAGCTATTCAATCTTCAGATCGTACAAGGAACGGATAACTCTTTAAAAGCGGAGAAGTTCGTTCGAAAAAGCGAAACGATCCCTGCCGCTAGGGGAGAAATGTTCGATAGAAACTTTCTCACTCCTGAAACATCTATGGCACTTGTTTCCAATTATTCCAGTTTGGATGCGGTTCTAAACACTTCCATACTCAAATACGATCCGGTTAAGGTTAAAAATTTTCTACAAGAATTCGCAAGAACTCTTTCTATCCCGATGTCTTATTATGAAGAGGATCTGCTTGAGCCTAAATTTTCCAAAAAGATCAAAACTAAAAAACCATTCGTACTTTTAGAAGCGATCTCTAAGGCTCAGCAGGAGCGTATATCAGTTTTTGATAATATATCTAAATATGTGATCTTGGTTCCTTCTCCCAGAAGGATCTATAAGATGGGTCCCGCACTTGCTCACGTTACGGGATATATAGGTAAGCCAAGTAAAACGGATCTTCTTACCCGTGAGATCAAGTCTTATCAATGGCTCGGAAAAGATGGGTTGGAGCTCCAATACGATTCAAGACTTCGAGGAACTGACGGATTCAGGATCCAAAAACGAAGTTCCGAAGGAAATATTGAAGAAGAAAGAGTAGTGGAACATTCTACTCCAGGTAACAACCTCGTTCTTACAATAGACAAGGATATTCAACTTGCTGCATATAAGGCGCTAAAAGGAGCCAGAGGAACTGCGATCGCGATGCGTCCTTCTACCGGAGAGATTTTGGCAATGGCTTCTAATCCGAGCTATGATCCCAATGTTCTTTCCGGAAAAAGTAGATCTGAAAGAACTGCGCATTATAAGAGAGTCGATGCAAACGGCGGATTTTTAAATCTTGCGATCCAATCTAAATTCCCTCCTGCTTCTACCTATAAAACGTTAGTTGCACTTGCCGCATTAGAAAGCGGGCATAAGGTGGATTATACTCCTGAAACCAGCTACCAATGTAATGGTAGTTATACTTTAAAATCCACATTCGCTGGAGTTCCTGACCAAGTGTTTTATTGTTGGGAGAAGGGAGGGCATGGCACGAATGATTTGGCCCATGCTCTTCAAAAGTCATGTTCCGTTTATTTTTATAACCTAGGATATAAACTCGGTTCAGATCCTATCTTGACTTATTCTCGTTTATTCTTGCTGGATCAAAAATCCAAAGTGGATCTTCCTGGAGAAATTGCAGGTCAGGTCCCTTCTCCTGCTTGGAAGAAAAGAATTTATGGAACCAGATGGTTTGATGGAGATACGATCAACCTTTCTATCGGACAAGGATTCATGTCCGTCACTCCTCTTGCCATGACTTTGTTCTATGCGGGACTATTGAACAGAGGCCAGATCTACCAACCTTATATAGTGAACGAGATCAGAGATCCTTTAGACAACTCCATTATCAATCGAACAGATCCACAAAGGCTGAGCGATATTCCGATCCAATCCTCTACAGTAGAAGCGATTAAAACTGGACTTAGATTGGTAGTGAAGAATGGAACTGCTGCATTCGTATTAAATAAACCTGGGCTTCCAGATATCGCGGGAAAAACGGGAACCGCCCAAACAAGAAGAAGGGGATCTTCCGGATCCAACCACGCTTGGTTCATAGGATATGCACCCGCAAATGCACCTGTCAGCGAACAAGTGTTAGTCGCTGTGTTCGTAGAATACGGAGTGGGTGGAGCGGCGGGAGCGGCACCTG
It encodes the following:
- the mrdA gene encoding penicillin-binding protein 2, whose product is MLGGGGSSSATEFRLERSFRLRLYMFSGLVAFALIAFVIQLFNLQIVQGTDNSLKAEKFVRKSETIPAARGEMFDRNFLTPETSMALVSNYSSLDAVLNTSILKYDPVKVKNFLQEFARTLSIPMSYYEEDLLEPKFSKKIKTKKPFVLLEAISKAQQERISVFDNISKYVILVPSPRRIYKMGPALAHVTGYIGKPSKTDLLTREIKSYQWLGKDGLELQYDSRLRGTDGFRIQKRSSEGNIEEERVVEHSTPGNNLVLTIDKDIQLAAYKALKGARGTAIAMRPSTGEILAMASNPSYDPNVLSGKSRSERTAHYKRVDANGGFLNLAIQSKFPPASTYKTLVALAALESGHKVDYTPETSYQCNGSYTLKSTFAGVPDQVFYCWEKGGHGTNDLAHALQKSCSVYFYNLGYKLGSDPILTYSRLFLLDQKSKVDLPGEIAGQVPSPAWKKRIYGTRWFDGDTINLSIGQGFMSVTPLAMTLFYAGLLNRGQIYQPYIVNEIRDPLDNSIINRTDPQRLSDIPIQSSTVEAIKTGLRLVVKNGTAAFVLNKPGLPDIAGKTGTAQTRRRGSSGSNHAWFIGYAPANAPVSEQVLVAVFVEYGVGGAAGAAPVAREMFRAAFPPGSFKRTAEIPEAVPAASENVQ